In the genome of Oxalobacter aliiformigenes, one region contains:
- a CDS encoding RlmE family RNA methyltransferase codes for MSKNKFNKSWMRNHLGDPYVKLAQKEGYRARAVYKLSEIDEDTGLIKPGQIIVDLGCAPGSWSQYITRKLGAQGSNQVNGVVVGLDILPMEPVPGVHFLQGDFREESVLNELETLLKGRKVDLVLSDMAPNLSGIASTDAARVEYLMELALDFAQAHLKPSGSLLVKCFNGSSYNEILKRFRETFISVTPKKPKASRDYSSEIFLLGRQLRHGEE; via the coding sequence ATGTCAAAGAATAAATTCAATAAAAGTTGGATGAGAAACCATCTCGGCGATCCTTATGTGAAACTGGCGCAAAAGGAAGGTTATCGTGCCCGTGCCGTTTACAAGCTGAGTGAGATAGATGAAGATACAGGATTGATCAAACCGGGTCAGATTATTGTCGATCTGGGGTGCGCTCCTGGCAGCTGGTCACAGTATATTACCCGTAAACTGGGAGCTCAAGGCAGCAATCAGGTTAACGGGGTTGTTGTCGGTCTCGATATTCTTCCGATGGAACCGGTGCCGGGAGTCCATTTCCTTCAGGGCGATTTTCGGGAAGAATCAGTTCTGAATGAACTCGAGACGTTACTGAAAGGACGAAAGGTGGATCTTGTATTATCTGATATGGCACCCAATCTCTCAGGAATCGCATCGACTGATGCTGCCCGGGTGGAATATCTGATGGAGCTGGCACTTGATTTTGCACAGGCTCATCTCAAACCGTCCGGGTCATTGCTGGTCAAGTGTTTCAATGGGAGCAGTTACAACGAAATATTGAAAAGATTCCGTGAAACTTTTATAAGTGTCACTCCCAAGAAACCCAAGGCAAGTCGTGATTATTCTTCGGAAATCTTTTTGTTGGGACGACAGTTGCGTCATGGTGAAGAATAG